The proteins below are encoded in one region of Candidatus Hydrogenedentota bacterium:
- a CDS encoding pyruvate, phosphate dikinase: MAKKRVYSFGGGKAEGKAGMKNLLGGKGANLAEMAQLRIPVPAGFTITTEVCTEYYENKGRLPKELEVEVKKALQETEKLMQKKFGDAKNPLLVSVRSGARQSMPGMMETVLNVGLCSKTIPGLVAMTGNERFVYDSYRRLIMMYADVVMEKAAGIEVEKGEEGVRVKLEHAMDKMKKAKGVKEDTDLTADDLKALCVEFKKIVKSTLGKSFPDDPYEQLWGGIKAVFQSWNGKRAIAYRKIEHIPDEWGTAVNVQAMVFGNLGQASATGVAFTRNPSTGADEFYGEWLVNAQGEDVVAGIRTPSPLNIATKTDDNQAMLSLEEAWPGLYKQLVDIRNKLEKHYRDMQDIEFTIEDGVLYMLQTRTGKRTGTAAVRMAVEMVEQKSIDKATALLRVKPQQLDELLHPMLDPKAEKSATLLAKGLPAGPGGGVGQVVLTADDAAAWKKDGKKVILVRTETSPEDVHGMHAAEAILTAKGGMTSHAALVARGWGKCCIVGCAALNINLKTRTVEVGGKILREGDWISLNGTAGKVYEGALPVLPAEPEKNPWYLKLMDWADTTRQIKVRTNAERPADAAQAVAFGAEGIGLARTEHMFFEPERIIHMREMILAETPEARRAAVMKLLPYQKKDFLGIFKAMAGKPVTVRLLDPPLHEFVGDLNDAQIAVLSKQIGVPADKIKTRIKKLHELNPMLGHRGCRLGIAYPEITEMQARAIIEAAVQLKKKGVEVLPEIMVPLVGSKKELAHQKAIIKGICDETVKKAGVDLAYMIGTMIEVPRAALTAGQIAEEAEFFSFGTNDLTQMGFGFSRDDIGGFLPIYLNESILPQDPFEVLDQEGIGQLVAMAVEKGRSTRKNLKCGICGEHGGEPSSVMFCHRVGLDYVSCSPFRVPIARLAAAQAALQWPRMTSKTAPKKSSKKGKK; encoded by the coding sequence ATGGCAAAGAAGCGAGTCTATTCATTCGGGGGCGGCAAGGCCGAAGGCAAAGCGGGTATGAAGAACCTGCTGGGCGGCAAAGGCGCCAATCTGGCGGAAATGGCGCAACTGCGCATCCCGGTACCCGCAGGCTTCACGATTACCACCGAGGTATGCACCGAATACTACGAGAACAAGGGCAGGCTGCCCAAGGAACTCGAAGTGGAGGTGAAGAAAGCGCTTCAAGAGACCGAAAAGCTCATGCAGAAGAAATTCGGCGACGCGAAGAACCCGCTCCTGGTCTCGGTGCGATCCGGCGCGCGACAGTCGATGCCGGGCATGATGGAGACGGTCCTGAATGTTGGCCTGTGCTCAAAGACCATCCCCGGGCTCGTGGCCATGACGGGAAACGAGCGTTTCGTGTACGACTCGTATCGCCGCTTGATCATGATGTACGCGGACGTGGTGATGGAAAAGGCGGCGGGCATTGAGGTGGAGAAGGGCGAAGAGGGCGTGCGCGTGAAACTCGAGCACGCCATGGACAAGATGAAAAAGGCCAAGGGCGTCAAAGAAGACACAGACCTGACCGCCGATGACTTGAAAGCGCTGTGCGTCGAGTTCAAGAAGATCGTGAAGAGCACGCTCGGCAAGTCGTTCCCGGACGACCCCTATGAGCAGCTCTGGGGCGGCATCAAGGCGGTGTTTCAATCCTGGAACGGGAAACGGGCGATCGCATACCGCAAGATCGAACACATTCCCGACGAGTGGGGCACGGCCGTGAACGTGCAGGCCATGGTGTTCGGCAATCTGGGCCAAGCCTCGGCAACGGGCGTGGCGTTCACGCGCAATCCGTCCACGGGCGCGGACGAATTCTACGGCGAGTGGCTGGTCAATGCGCAGGGCGAAGACGTGGTCGCGGGGATTCGCACGCCGTCGCCGCTGAATATCGCAACCAAGACAGACGACAACCAAGCGATGCTGTCGCTGGAAGAGGCATGGCCTGGACTCTACAAGCAGCTGGTCGATATCCGTAACAAGCTGGAGAAACACTACCGCGACATGCAGGACATCGAGTTCACCATCGAGGATGGTGTGCTCTACATGCTGCAAACGCGGACCGGAAAGCGCACGGGCACGGCCGCGGTGCGCATGGCCGTCGAAATGGTGGAGCAGAAAAGCATCGACAAGGCCACGGCCCTGCTGCGCGTGAAACCGCAGCAACTGGACGAACTGCTGCACCCCATGCTGGACCCGAAAGCGGAAAAAAGCGCGACGCTGCTTGCCAAGGGGCTTCCGGCCGGACCCGGCGGCGGTGTCGGCCAGGTCGTGCTGACCGCGGACGACGCGGCGGCCTGGAAGAAAGACGGGAAGAAAGTCATCCTGGTTCGCACCGAGACATCGCCGGAGGACGTCCACGGCATGCACGCGGCGGAAGCAATCCTAACCGCGAAGGGCGGGATGACCTCGCACGCGGCGCTGGTGGCGCGCGGCTGGGGCAAATGCTGCATCGTGGGCTGCGCGGCGCTGAACATCAACCTGAAGACGCGCACCGTTGAAGTCGGGGGCAAAATCCTGCGCGAAGGCGACTGGATCAGCCTGAACGGCACGGCGGGCAAGGTGTACGAAGGCGCGCTGCCGGTGCTGCCCGCGGAACCGGAAAAGAACCCCTGGTATCTGAAACTGATGGATTGGGCGGACACGACGCGCCAGATCAAAGTGCGGACGAATGCGGAACGCCCGGCGGACGCGGCGCAGGCCGTGGCCTTCGGCGCGGAGGGCATCGGCCTCGCCCGCACTGAGCATATGTTCTTCGAACCGGAACGGATCATCCATATGCGGGAGATGATCCTGGCGGAAACGCCGGAAGCGCGCCGGGCGGCGGTCATGAAACTGCTTCCGTACCAGAAGAAGGATTTCCTCGGCATCTTCAAGGCGATGGCAGGCAAGCCGGTCACGGTGCGGCTGCTCGATCCGCCGCTGCATGAATTCGTGGGCGACCTGAACGACGCGCAAATCGCCGTGTTGTCCAAACAAATCGGTGTTCCGGCAGACAAGATCAAGACGCGTATCAAGAAGTTGCACGAGTTGAACCCCATGTTGGGACATCGCGGGTGCCGGCTCGGCATCGCCTATCCTGAGATTACCGAGATGCAGGCGCGCGCCATCATAGAGGCGGCGGTGCAACTGAAGAAGAAAGGCGTGGAAGTCCTGCCCGAGATCATGGTGCCGCTGGTCGGTTCGAAGAAGGAACTGGCGCATCAGAAGGCAATCATCAAGGGTATTTGCGACGAAACCGTCAAGAAGGCGGGCGTCGACCTGGCCTATATGATCGGCACGATGATCGAAGTGCCGCGCGCCGCGTTGACCGCCGGTCAGATTGCCGAAGAAGCCGAGTTCTTCAGTTTTGGCACGAACGACCTCACGCAGATGGGCTTTGGTTTTTCGCGCGACGACATCGGCGGTTTCCTGCCCATTTACCTAAACGAGAGCATCCTGCCGCAGGACCCGTTTGAGGTGCTCGACCAGGAAGGGATCGGCCAGCTCGTCGCCATGGCGGTGGAGAAGGGCCGCTCCACGCGCAAAAACCTGAAATGCGGGATCTGCGGTGAGCACGGCGGCGAGCCTTCGTCCGTCATGTTCTGTCACCGGGTCGGTCTCGATTATGTGAGTTGCAGTCCGTTCCGGGTGCCTATCGCGCGTCTGGCGGCCGCGCAGGCGGCGCTTCAG